The following are encoded together in the Candidatus Eremiobacteraceae bacterium genome:
- a CDS encoding DUF4260 domain-containing protein yields the protein MNDTPSVSGSPKYLLRAEGLVALGLILVLYWHGGFSWLLFAVLFLAPDISMLGYLKSPSIGALSYNAVHSYVGPVLLALVGVADDIRMCLTISLIWTAHIAFDRMLGYGLKYPTAFSDTHLGKIGRRAA from the coding sequence ATGAACGATACTCCGAGTGTGAGCGGCAGCCCAAAGTATCTCCTCCGCGCTGAAGGACTGGTCGCGCTTGGCCTCATCCTTGTATTGTATTGGCACGGCGGCTTCTCGTGGCTTCTTTTCGCGGTGTTGTTTCTTGCCCCCGATATCTCGATGCTCGGGTATCTGAAGAGCCCGAGTATTGGGGCTCTCAGCTATAACGCCGTCCACAGCTACGTCGGTCCCGTTTTGCTCGCTCTCGTCGGAGTCGCCGACGATATCAGAATGTGCCTGACTATCTCGCTGATTTGGACGGCGCACATCGCGTTCGATCGAATGCTCGGCTACGGGCTCAAATACCCCACGGCGTTCTCCGACACGCATCTCGGAAAGATCGGGCGCCGAGCCGCATAA
- a CDS encoding DUF3175 domain-containing protein encodes MSPRKWSQRVTKKSNALDLEQNVFAGDDPKKIARSLKRSAEHSTRRKSEPFRSAMSMLNFFINRAGKNLPKSRRSTLERAKDELRAAFGRPRVD; translated from the coding sequence ATGTCACCGCGCAAATGGTCCCAGCGAGTGACCAAGAAAAGTAACGCGCTCGACCTCGAACAAAACGTCTTCGCCGGGGATGATCCCAAGAAAATCGCGCGCTCGCTCAAGCGATCGGCCGAGCACAGTACGCGGAGGAAATCTGAGCCGTTCCGCTCCGCGATGTCGATGCTCAATTTTTTCATCAACCGAGCAGGTAAGAATCTACCGAAATCAAGACGCTCGACGCTCGAGCGGGCGAAGGACGAATTACGTGCCGCCTTTGGCAGACCGCGGGTGGATTGA
- a CDS encoding FAD-dependent oxidoreductase, which yields MFKRTELRAIQLFSELADKELDYLAKTSADIRVLPGEYVVHEGESRRSVFVLVDGLLEVTKFMDGAERVIGTREAGHLFGEVPVVLDSPFLVSFRATENSRVMRIDSKEFHVVATASPKFFKAVVAAALERVEGLQELATESAHPTITLIAPQWDNAGHEVREFLERNSVEFDWFTPEDPSAPSWSRESVEEQRYPVALLRDGTSLVNPSARDIAKTIGLCVSPTGTTFDVAIIGGGPAGLAAAVYGASEGLSTVLLEREAPGGQAGTSSRIENYLGFPFGISGKELATRALQQARRLGADIAVTRTVQRLDVPSRTLFLDGGDTLHAKTVIVAIGVSWRQLDIPSLDRLRGRGVYYGAAPGEANSVQGKNIYLVGGGNSAGQAALNYSNFADCVTLLVRGDALSKSMSYYLIEQLKTKANVHVETCSQVVDAFGGDHLEAIAVANSTTGETTRRDADALLILIGADAETGWLPPEIHRDEQGYIVTGAGAMRSGLWSGDRDPFLLETSVPGFFAAGDVRAGSTKRVAASVGEGSMAIAFVHQHLAQAARSPLPMSRT from the coding sequence ATGTTCAAGCGCACTGAACTCCGCGCGATCCAGCTCTTCTCGGAGCTTGCCGACAAAGAGCTCGATTATCTGGCCAAGACGAGCGCCGACATCCGCGTGCTTCCGGGCGAGTACGTCGTGCACGAGGGTGAATCGCGACGCTCGGTTTTCGTCTTGGTAGATGGGCTTCTCGAAGTGACGAAGTTCATGGACGGAGCGGAGCGAGTGATCGGCACCCGCGAAGCCGGTCATCTGTTTGGAGAAGTTCCGGTCGTACTCGACTCACCGTTCCTCGTAAGTTTTCGCGCCACTGAAAACTCGCGAGTGATGCGTATCGACTCGAAGGAGTTCCATGTGGTGGCCACGGCGTCGCCGAAATTCTTCAAAGCAGTCGTGGCTGCGGCACTGGAGAGAGTTGAAGGCCTTCAGGAGCTTGCGACCGAGTCGGCCCATCCCACAATCACGCTCATCGCACCCCAATGGGATAACGCCGGACACGAAGTGCGCGAGTTCTTAGAACGCAACTCCGTAGAGTTCGATTGGTTCACACCCGAGGATCCAAGCGCTCCGTCGTGGTCGCGCGAGTCGGTCGAAGAACAACGATATCCCGTAGCGTTGCTTCGTGACGGCACATCGCTCGTCAACCCAAGCGCTCGGGATATCGCCAAGACAATAGGATTGTGCGTTTCACCAACAGGCACGACGTTCGACGTGGCCATCATCGGCGGCGGACCGGCGGGGCTTGCTGCCGCAGTGTACGGTGCTTCCGAGGGGCTGTCCACGGTGCTCCTCGAGAGAGAAGCTCCGGGCGGGCAGGCTGGAACGTCTTCGCGGATTGAGAACTATTTGGGTTTTCCGTTCGGCATTTCGGGCAAAGAACTAGCCACGCGCGCGCTTCAGCAGGCGAGGCGACTAGGCGCGGATATCGCTGTGACTCGGACCGTCCAACGCCTTGACGTCCCATCGCGCACCTTGTTCCTCGACGGAGGCGACACACTCCACGCAAAGACGGTCATCGTCGCGATCGGAGTGTCCTGGCGGCAGCTGGATATCCCGTCGCTCGATCGATTGCGAGGTCGAGGCGTCTACTACGGTGCCGCTCCCGGCGAAGCGAACTCGGTGCAAGGGAAGAACATCTATCTGGTGGGCGGTGGAAACTCTGCGGGTCAAGCGGCTCTGAACTACTCCAATTTCGCCGATTGCGTCACCCTGCTCGTGCGGGGCGACGCGTTGTCAAAAAGCATGTCGTACTATCTCATCGAGCAGCTGAAGACGAAAGCCAACGTGCACGTCGAAACGTGCTCCCAAGTCGTCGACGCGTTCGGCGGCGACCATCTCGAAGCAATCGCGGTCGCCAATAGCACGACTGGGGAGACGACTCGAAGAGATGCGGACGCGCTCCTTATCTTGATCGGAGCGGACGCCGAGACGGGGTGGCTGCCGCCGGAGATCCATCGAGATGAACAAGGTTATATAGTGACTGGCGCCGGCGCGATGCGAAGCGGTCTTTGGTCGGGCGACCGCGATCCGTTTCTGCTCGAAACGAGCGTACCCGGGTTTTTCGCCGCCGGCGATGTCCGAGCGGGATCAACAAAGCGCGTTGCAGCCAGTGTCGGCGAAGGCAGCATGGCGATCGCATTCGTGCATCAGCATCTGGCGCAAGCCGCTCGTTCGCCGCTGCCGATGTCGCGGACCTGA